A section of the Triticum dicoccoides isolate Atlit2015 ecotype Zavitan chromosome 7A, WEW_v2.0, whole genome shotgun sequence genome encodes:
- the LOC119333160 gene encoding dirigent protein 5-like, whose amino-acid sequence MASPFGVFVCLLIVLPQIQAASIPYNGTVPLQGCQIPCMTEVNLHLFLHQFVDGPNQPNHNEETLLQTSFPFGFGTTIVHDWTLTETTNSKDTVVARAQGVHVQAGLTKDNRWYMTHNIEFEQGRFAGSTLQVIGITAGLESGQWSIVGGTGQFIMAQGIISFTNHPASTWEDGIKELNIRVRYTNPQPVRIILKSLYPNCNVLLFEGKQ is encoded by the exons ATGGCTAGTCCATTCGGTGTCTTTGTTTGTCTTCTCATAGTGCTACCTCAAATCCAGGCCGCTTCTATCCCCTACAACGGGACTGTACCTCTTCAGGGGTGTCAGATCCCTTGTATGACCGAAGTTAACTTGCACTTGTTCTTGCACCAATTCGTCGATGGACCAAACCAGCCAAACCACAATGAGGAAACCTTGCTCCAAACAAGTTTTCCTTTTGGGTTTGGGACGACGATAGTTCATGACTGGACTCTTACCGAGACAACAAATTCCAAAGATACAGTTGTTGCACGTGCACAAGGCGTGCATGTCCAGGCTGGTTTAACCAAGGATAATAGATGGTACATGACTCATAACATAGAGTTTGAGCAAGGAAG GTTTGCAGGGTCTACCCTTCAGGTGATTGGCATAACAGCGGGTTTGGAAAGTGGCCAGTGGTCCATTGTTGGTGGGACTGGTCAATTCATTATGGCACAGGGTATAATAAGTTTCACAAATCATCCAGCCTCTACTTGGGAAGATGGTATTAAAGAACTTAATATCCGTGTACGCTACACGAATCCGCAACCTGTAAGAATAATTCTCAAAAGTTTGTATCCAAATTGTAATGTTCTACTTTTTGAAGGGAAACAATAG